A DNA window from Clostridia bacterium contains the following coding sequences:
- a CDS encoding SLC13 family permease, producing MQLILALVIFIITYICLMIFPKLRAYIALCSAALFVILQILPINKVFFAVDWNVLLMIGGTMGIVALFIASKMPALMADLLIKKMPSVNWAIIALALFAGLISAFVDNVATVLMVAPVALDISKKLKISPVKSIIAIAISSNLQGAATLVGDTTSIMLASKTGMNFMDFFVYQNRPGLFFVVQIAAIMSTLILVWLFRKDKQPLTINQSTEVNDYVPTILLLGMIVLLIIASFIPEEYKLSITNGLICVGLLIVGLIYTLIKTKDFSVLKDTIKEIDFFTLLLLGSLFIIIAGISEAGVVDKIAELIKKAGGGNLFLIYTIIVWASVLVSAFIDNIPYTATMLPVVAGIASMLGVDPTVLYFGLLSGATLGGNLTPIGASANITGLGILRKEGYEVKAGQFMKISVPFTLAAVITGYVLIWLFWGI from the coding sequence ATGCAATTAATTTTGGCTTTAGTTATTTTTATTATAACTTACATCTGCCTGATGATATTTCCGAAATTGCGTGCATACATTGCCTTGTGTTCAGCAGCATTGTTTGTAATTTTGCAAATACTCCCTATTAATAAAGTCTTTTTTGCGGTTGACTGGAATGTCTTGCTGATGATTGGCGGAACTATGGGTATAGTGGCATTATTCATAGCTTCCAAAATGCCCGCGCTTATGGCCGACTTGTTAATAAAAAAGATGCCAAGCGTCAACTGGGCTATAATCGCACTGGCGCTATTTGCAGGCCTTATCAGCGCATTTGTTGACAATGTAGCGACCGTACTAATGGTAGCACCTGTGGCTCTTGATATTTCAAAAAAGCTCAAAATATCACCTGTAAAAAGCATTATTGCGATAGCAATTTCGTCAAACCTGCAAGGTGCGGCAACGCTTGTAGGCGATACCACTTCAATAATGCTTGCTTCTAAAACAGGTATGAATTTCATGGATTTCTTTGTTTACCAGAACCGTCCTGGACTGTTTTTTGTGGTACAAATTGCCGCCATTATGTCAACATTGATATTGGTATGGCTATTTAGAAAGGACAAGCAACCTCTTACAATTAATCAAAGCACCGAAGTTAATGATTATGTTCCAACAATTCTGCTCCTTGGTATGATTGTTTTGTTGATAATAGCTTCCTTTATACCCGAAGAATACAAACTATCCATTACCAACGGACTTATCTGTGTAGGCTTGTTGATAGTAGGATTAATTTATACATTAATTAAGACCAAAGATTTTTCTGTATTAAAAGACACCATAAAAGAAATAGATTTCTTTACCCTGTTATTATTAGGCAGCTTGTTTATAATAATTGCAGGAATAAGCGAGGCTGGCGTAGTGGACAAGATCGCCGAATTAATCAAAAAAGCAGGCGGCGGAAATCTTTTCCTTATCTATACAATTATCGTATGGGCGTCCGTACTTGTTTCAGCATTTATTGATAATATCCCCTACACCGCCACTATGCTTCCTGTCGTTGCAGGAATTGCTTCTATGCTAGGCGTTGATCCGACTGTATTGTATTTTGGATTGCTAAGCGGTGCAACATTGGGCGGCAATCTGACACCTATCGGCGCATCTGCCAACATAACAGGACTTGGAATCTTGAGAAAGGAAGGCTACGAAGTAAAAGCAGGACAATTTATGAAAATAAGCGTACCTTTTACTCTAGCCGCAGTAATCACCGGTTATGTTCTAATCTGGCTGTTCTGGGGAATATAG